A single window of Granulibacter bethesdensis DNA harbors:
- a CDS encoding calcium-binding protein, with protein MSSVVTVPGASGTDAYSTNFTINYYSNLGLLSKQLLDSVLPQNYSVSEPNAVINPLSSTNTPNSVAILEPGSNGRVSIPQGYEVSILAPLANGAVSNTAYFNQNTLDNQLIFFGQAGNLLQLEQGSGTVVGSLGDNTIVGGTTGAWSVMTDGASSTPGSLVFGNNSSMQVSLLGTDTFVGGSGVATVATYGNGSEIWGGQSGSSLSFTSHSDGIDTYMGGAGSDTVFAESSGGFYQGGSGTLTFVNDTGSPTLFGGSGSETLFSGSGNGLYIQGSGAFSLTNGGGTQHVFGGSVSGVYYGGTGGEIDVVQSSASNTFFAGNGNVTLSSAFSAGDNLFIGGTGRQSIFGGSGDDTFFGGAGTATLFGGGGEDVFAVVNGQAGGNLSIYGFEANSDLAILGYGQTAQGVLNAAQSTVVGGASSLQIILSDSTTITLVGVNQLNQNQITTS; from the coding sequence TCACGATTAATTATTATTCCAACCTTGGGTTGCTTTCGAAGCAGCTTCTGGATAGCGTTCTACCGCAGAATTATTCGGTTAGCGAACCGAATGCTGTTATTAATCCACTATCTTCAACAAATACGCCGAATAGTGTAGCTATATTGGAGCCAGGCTCCAATGGGCGCGTCAGTATCCCGCAAGGATATGAGGTCTCTATTCTTGCCCCACTGGCAAACGGGGCTGTCTCCAATACAGCTTATTTCAACCAGAACACTCTCGACAATCAGCTTATCTTTTTTGGGCAGGCAGGTAATCTTCTGCAGCTTGAACAAGGATCTGGCACGGTTGTGGGGTCTCTTGGTGATAATACAATCGTTGGCGGAACCACTGGTGCATGGTCTGTCATGACCGATGGTGCGAGCAGTACTCCGGGAAGTCTGGTTTTCGGAAACAATTCTTCCATGCAGGTTTCCTTGCTGGGAACGGACACTTTTGTCGGCGGCTCCGGGGTTGCGACCGTGGCAACCTACGGTAATGGTTCCGAAATCTGGGGTGGGCAGAGTGGTTCCTCCCTCAGCTTCACCAGCCATTCCGACGGTATTGATACGTATATGGGGGGGGCTGGCTCTGATACGGTCTTTGCCGAAAGCAGCGGTGGTTTTTATCAGGGTGGATCCGGTACCCTCACTTTCGTCAATGATACGGGCAGCCCGACTCTCTTCGGTGGTTCCGGTTCGGAAACGCTGTTCAGTGGCAGCGGCAATGGTCTGTATATTCAGGGCAGCGGTGCGTTCTCGCTCACCAATGGTGGTGGCACGCAACATGTCTTTGGTGGCTCTGTCAGTGGTGTTTACTATGGCGGCACGGGCGGTGAAATTGACGTGGTCCAATCCAGCGCCAGCAATACTTTCTTTGCAGGCAATGGTAACGTAACCTTGTCCAGCGCCTTCTCTGCCGGTGATAATCTGTTTATAGGCGGAACAGGGCGTCAGTCCATCTTCGGCGGTTCTGGTGACGACACCTTCTTCGGTGGTGCTGGTACTGCCACTCTCTTTGGCGGTGGTGGAGAAGATGTCTTTGCCGTGGTCAATGGTCAGGCCGGTGGTAACCTCAGCATCTATGGGTTCGAAGCCAACTCTGATCTGGCCATCCTCGGATATGGTCAGACTGCACAGGGTGTTCTCAACGCTGCTCAGTCAACCGTTGTCGGCGGAGCATCCAGCTTGCAGATTATCCTGTCTGATTCGACCACAATCACGCTGGTCGGGGTTAATCAGCTGAACCAGAATCAAATCACCACGAGCTGA